A portion of the Scylla paramamosain isolate STU-SP2022 chromosome 2, ASM3559412v1, whole genome shotgun sequence genome contains these proteins:
- the LOC135111134 gene encoding uncharacterized protein LOC135111134, whose protein sequence is MRSSNHTFRYLTATQAQYLPQEVNFWTMAIVAVGTGFILTVAVSIYLICQTRLERPLAVRQQRTVRYISHGPDIYLRPHQCPPTNAPHLDDLALTPYHLQEPPEGATASLH, encoded by the exons ATGAGGAGCAGCAATCACACCTTCAGATACCTGACCGCCACACAGGCCCAGTACCTGCCGC AGGAGGTCAATTTTTGGACCATGGCCATCGTAGCAGTAGGGACAGGCTTCATTCTGACGGTGGCTGTCTCCATCTACTTGATCTG CCAGACGCGGCTGGAGCGCCCCCTGGCGGTCCGTCAGCAGCGCACGGTGCGGTACATCAGCCACGGCCCAGATATCTACCTGCGCCCTCACCAGTGTCCTCCTACCAACGCCCCGCACCTCGACGACCTGGCTTTGACTCCCTACCACCTCCAGGAACCTCCGGAAGGAGCCACTGCCTCTCTCCATTAA
- the LOC135111124 gene encoding ankyrin-2-like isoform X1, protein MGSANELLLWSLIEKSEEDLGKALEKGANVNLLSPTGSSPLHVAALRDSAWLIDILLKYEARVDQKDNSGFTPLMVAALNGKTDAARVLLSNGADPNIKRPSNGQTALHLAMDSRSRMVVRALVDADADINAQANDRKFTPLHLAAVLNAGELAHVLLEDPQCDVTILDSNGRTAAMVATDNGNHRLGEDLRVYAMTKSKADKELLSAVMELDEEAARKALAGGANANLCLHAAAMKGSVSLIKILLDHRIDVNQIDSLGFTPLMVAALNGNTDAVTELMANGANLNLRGRDGETALHLAMKSANLRVVNELLKKGADINAQTKSDKFTPLHFAAYFNIQHIRRVLEMHTKCNTEIVDWKSRTAAKLAEERRRQLGMLPESADGNMTKPVEVSENVYKVTSSPRGRVIVLNYENFGEKDYRSGAIWDTKKLGNLFTKMDYQVETHHNLKYQKTKEILNFFRSSDKMAQVDCAVVCVLSHGVSQDTFITSDNIDMTVDEIYSYFTDDQCPYLKGKPKLFLFNYCRGCYIEPGCALNKSQVNDDLATQGTKENSPSRETLKDYISIYATMEGIKALRNMWKGTYFAEAVKRTFNQYADVLDVVRLAEELKNYLKNIGGTTISVDDKTTKKFYLNLPRKN, encoded by the exons TTACTCTTGTGGTCGTTGATAGAAAAAAGCGAGGAAGATCTAGGGAAGGCACTAGAGAAAGGCGCTAACGTCAACCTGTTGAGCCCCACGGGTTCGAGTCCCCTTCACGTCGCTGCTCTCAGGGATTCGGCATGGCTCATCGACATTCTTCTAAAGTATGAGGCCAGAGTGGACCAAAAAGACAACTCTGGTTTTACTCCTCTCATGGTGGCCGCTCTCAACGGTAAGACGGACGCTGCTAGGGTACTGCTGTCCAATGGCGCCGACCCGAACATAAAGCGTCCAAGCAACGGGCAGACAGCCTTGCACCTGGCCATGGACAGTCGAAGTCGGATGGTGGTGCGCGCTCTAGTGGACGCAGATGCGGATATTAATGCCCAGGCCAATGACAGGAAGTTTACGCCGCTACATTTGGCAGCTGTGTTGAATGCTGGAGAACTGGCACACGTGCTACTTGAAGACCCTCAGTGTGATGTAACGATTCTAGACAGTAATGGACGCACCGCAGCTATGGTGGCCACAGATAATGGAAACCACCGTCTGGGTGAAGACCTCCGTGTGTACGCAATGACGAAGAGTAAGGCAGACAAG GAACTGTTGTCAGCCGTCATGGAGCTGGACGAAGAGGCTGCGAGGAAAGCTTTGGCTGGTGGCGCCAACGCCAATCTGTGCCTCCACGCCGCCGCCATGAAGGGCTCAGTGTCGCTCATCAAAATCCTCCTGGATCATCGGATCGATGTGAACCAAATCGACTCCTTGGGTTTCACCCCTCTCATGGTGGCCGCCCTTAATGGCAATACGGACGCTGTCACGGAACTCATGGCGAATGGCGCCAACCTGAACCTGAGGGGTAGGGACGGCGAGACAGCCTTACACCTGGCCATGAAAAGCGCCAATCTCAGGGTGGTGAATGAGCTGCTCAAGAAAGGGGCAGATATCAATGCGCAGACAAAATCCGATAAGTTCACACCGCTGCATTTTGCAGCTTATTTCAATATTCAACATATAAGAAGGGTTTtggaaatgcatacaaagtgcAACACTGAGATTGTTGACTGGAAGAGTCGCACTGCCGCAAAACTAGCTGAGGAGCGTCGCCGTCAGCTTGGAATGCTGCCAGAGTCAGCTGACGGGAACATGACGAAA CCGGTGGAGGTCAGTGAGAATGTGTACAAGGTCACTTCATCACCACGAGGAAGAGTTATAGTTCTtaattatgaaaattttggagaaAAAGACTATCGAAGTGGAGCCATATGGGATACCAAAAAACTTGGAAACCTTTTCACCAAG ATGGATTATCAAGTGGAAACTCACCACAACTTGAAGTACCAAAAGACCAAAGAGATCCTCAACTTCTTCCGGAGTAGTGATAAGATGGCGCAGGTGgactgtgctgtggtgtgtgtgctgAGCCACGGCGTCAGCCAAGACACCTTCATCACATCAGACAACATAGACATGACTGTGGACGAG ATATACAGTTACTTCACGGATGACCAGTGTCCGTACCTGAAGGGAAAACCGAAGCTCTTTCTCTTCAATTATTGTCGAGGTTGTTACATAGAACCTGGCTGCGCCCTTAACAAATCTC AAGTTAACGATGACCTCGCAACACAAGGAACTAAGGAAAATTCTCCATCTAGAGAAACACTCAAAGACTACATTTCTATTTACGCGACCATGGAGGGAATCAAAGCTTTACGGAATATGTGGAAAGGAACCTACTTCGCAGAGGCAGTGAAGAGGACATTCAACCAATACGCCGATGTCCTTGACGTGGTGAGGTTAGCAGAGGAGCTGAAAAACTACCTGAAGAATATAGGTGGAACCACGATATCTGTTGATGACAAAACCACCAAAAAGTTTTATCTTAACCTCCCACGGAAGAACTGA
- the LOC135111124 gene encoding ankyrin-2-like isoform X2, whose protein sequence is MGSANELLLWSLIEKSEEDLGKALEKGANVNLLSPTGSSPLHVAALRDSAWLIDILLKYEARVDQKDNSGFTPLMVAALNGKTDAARVLLSNGADPNIKRPSNGQTALHLAMDSRSRMVVRALVDADADINAQANDRKFTPLHLAAVLNAGELAHVLLEDPQCDVTILDSNGRTAAMVATDNGNHRLGEDLRVYAMTKSKADKELLSAVMELDEEAARKALAGGANANLCLHAAAMKGSVSLIKILLDHRIDVNQIDSLGFTPLMVAALNGNTDAVTELMANGANLNLRGRDGETALHLAMKSANLRVVNELLKKGADINAQTKSDKFTPLHFAAYFNIQHIRRVLEMHTKCNTEIVDWKSRTAAKLAEERRRQLGMLPESADGNMTKPVEVSENVYKVTSSPRGRVIVLNYENFGEKDYRSGAIWDTKKLGNLFTKMDYQVETHHNLKYQKTKEILNFFRSSDKMAQVDCAVVCVLSHGVSQDTFITSDNIDMTVDEIYSYFTDDQCPYLKGKPKLFLFNYCREVNDDLATQGTKENSPSRETLKDYISIYATMEGIKALRNMWKGTYFAEAVKRTFNQYADVLDVVRLAEELKNYLKNIGGTTISVDDKTTKKFYLNLPRKN, encoded by the exons TTACTCTTGTGGTCGTTGATAGAAAAAAGCGAGGAAGATCTAGGGAAGGCACTAGAGAAAGGCGCTAACGTCAACCTGTTGAGCCCCACGGGTTCGAGTCCCCTTCACGTCGCTGCTCTCAGGGATTCGGCATGGCTCATCGACATTCTTCTAAAGTATGAGGCCAGAGTGGACCAAAAAGACAACTCTGGTTTTACTCCTCTCATGGTGGCCGCTCTCAACGGTAAGACGGACGCTGCTAGGGTACTGCTGTCCAATGGCGCCGACCCGAACATAAAGCGTCCAAGCAACGGGCAGACAGCCTTGCACCTGGCCATGGACAGTCGAAGTCGGATGGTGGTGCGCGCTCTAGTGGACGCAGATGCGGATATTAATGCCCAGGCCAATGACAGGAAGTTTACGCCGCTACATTTGGCAGCTGTGTTGAATGCTGGAGAACTGGCACACGTGCTACTTGAAGACCCTCAGTGTGATGTAACGATTCTAGACAGTAATGGACGCACCGCAGCTATGGTGGCCACAGATAATGGAAACCACCGTCTGGGTGAAGACCTCCGTGTGTACGCAATGACGAAGAGTAAGGCAGACAAG GAACTGTTGTCAGCCGTCATGGAGCTGGACGAAGAGGCTGCGAGGAAAGCTTTGGCTGGTGGCGCCAACGCCAATCTGTGCCTCCACGCCGCCGCCATGAAGGGCTCAGTGTCGCTCATCAAAATCCTCCTGGATCATCGGATCGATGTGAACCAAATCGACTCCTTGGGTTTCACCCCTCTCATGGTGGCCGCCCTTAATGGCAATACGGACGCTGTCACGGAACTCATGGCGAATGGCGCCAACCTGAACCTGAGGGGTAGGGACGGCGAGACAGCCTTACACCTGGCCATGAAAAGCGCCAATCTCAGGGTGGTGAATGAGCTGCTCAAGAAAGGGGCAGATATCAATGCGCAGACAAAATCCGATAAGTTCACACCGCTGCATTTTGCAGCTTATTTCAATATTCAACATATAAGAAGGGTTTtggaaatgcatacaaagtgcAACACTGAGATTGTTGACTGGAAGAGTCGCACTGCCGCAAAACTAGCTGAGGAGCGTCGCCGTCAGCTTGGAATGCTGCCAGAGTCAGCTGACGGGAACATGACGAAA CCGGTGGAGGTCAGTGAGAATGTGTACAAGGTCACTTCATCACCACGAGGAAGAGTTATAGTTCTtaattatgaaaattttggagaaAAAGACTATCGAAGTGGAGCCATATGGGATACCAAAAAACTTGGAAACCTTTTCACCAAG ATGGATTATCAAGTGGAAACTCACCACAACTTGAAGTACCAAAAGACCAAAGAGATCCTCAACTTCTTCCGGAGTAGTGATAAGATGGCGCAGGTGgactgtgctgtggtgtgtgtgctgAGCCACGGCGTCAGCCAAGACACCTTCATCACATCAGACAACATAGACATGACTGTGGACGAG ATATACAGTTACTTCACGGATGACCAGTGTCCGTACCTGAAGGGAAAACCGAAGCTCTTTCTCTTCAATTATTGTCGAG AAGTTAACGATGACCTCGCAACACAAGGAACTAAGGAAAATTCTCCATCTAGAGAAACACTCAAAGACTACATTTCTATTTACGCGACCATGGAGGGAATCAAAGCTTTACGGAATATGTGGAAAGGAACCTACTTCGCAGAGGCAGTGAAGAGGACATTCAACCAATACGCCGATGTCCTTGACGTGGTGAGGTTAGCAGAGGAGCTGAAAAACTACCTGAAGAATATAGGTGGAACCACGATATCTGTTGATGACAAAACCACCAAAAAGTTTTATCTTAACCTCCCACGGAAGAACTGA
- the LOC135111124 gene encoding serine/threonine-protein phosphatase 6 regulatory ankyrin repeat subunit A-like isoform X3, with protein MGSANELLLWSLIEKSEEDLGKALEKGANVNLLSPTGSSPLHVAALRDSAWLIDILLKYEARVDQKDNSGFTPLMVAALNGKTDAARVLLSNGADPNIKRPSNGQTALHLAMDSRSRMVVRALVDADADINAQANDRKFTPLHLAAVLNAGELAHVLLEDPQCDVTILDSNGRTAAMVATDNGNHRLGEDLRVYAMTKSKADKELLSAVMELDEEAARKALAGGANANLCLHAAAMKGSVSLIKILLDHRIDVNQIDSLGFTPLMVAALNGNTDAVTELMANGANLNLRGRDGETALHLAMKSANLRVVNELLKKGADINAQTKSDKFTPLHFAAYFNIQHIRRVLEMHTKCNTEIVDWKSRTAAKLAEERRRQLGMLPESADGNMTKPVEVSENVYKVTSSPRGRVIVLNYENFGEKDYRSGAIWDTKKLGNLFTKMDYQVETHHNLKYQKTKEILNFFRSSDKMAQVDCAVVCVLSHGVSQDTFITSDNIDMTVDEKLTMTSQHKELRKILHLEKHSKTTFLFTRPWRESKLYGICGKEPTSQRQ; from the exons TTACTCTTGTGGTCGTTGATAGAAAAAAGCGAGGAAGATCTAGGGAAGGCACTAGAGAAAGGCGCTAACGTCAACCTGTTGAGCCCCACGGGTTCGAGTCCCCTTCACGTCGCTGCTCTCAGGGATTCGGCATGGCTCATCGACATTCTTCTAAAGTATGAGGCCAGAGTGGACCAAAAAGACAACTCTGGTTTTACTCCTCTCATGGTGGCCGCTCTCAACGGTAAGACGGACGCTGCTAGGGTACTGCTGTCCAATGGCGCCGACCCGAACATAAAGCGTCCAAGCAACGGGCAGACAGCCTTGCACCTGGCCATGGACAGTCGAAGTCGGATGGTGGTGCGCGCTCTAGTGGACGCAGATGCGGATATTAATGCCCAGGCCAATGACAGGAAGTTTACGCCGCTACATTTGGCAGCTGTGTTGAATGCTGGAGAACTGGCACACGTGCTACTTGAAGACCCTCAGTGTGATGTAACGATTCTAGACAGTAATGGACGCACCGCAGCTATGGTGGCCACAGATAATGGAAACCACCGTCTGGGTGAAGACCTCCGTGTGTACGCAATGACGAAGAGTAAGGCAGACAAG GAACTGTTGTCAGCCGTCATGGAGCTGGACGAAGAGGCTGCGAGGAAAGCTTTGGCTGGTGGCGCCAACGCCAATCTGTGCCTCCACGCCGCCGCCATGAAGGGCTCAGTGTCGCTCATCAAAATCCTCCTGGATCATCGGATCGATGTGAACCAAATCGACTCCTTGGGTTTCACCCCTCTCATGGTGGCCGCCCTTAATGGCAATACGGACGCTGTCACGGAACTCATGGCGAATGGCGCCAACCTGAACCTGAGGGGTAGGGACGGCGAGACAGCCTTACACCTGGCCATGAAAAGCGCCAATCTCAGGGTGGTGAATGAGCTGCTCAAGAAAGGGGCAGATATCAATGCGCAGACAAAATCCGATAAGTTCACACCGCTGCATTTTGCAGCTTATTTCAATATTCAACATATAAGAAGGGTTTtggaaatgcatacaaagtgcAACACTGAGATTGTTGACTGGAAGAGTCGCACTGCCGCAAAACTAGCTGAGGAGCGTCGCCGTCAGCTTGGAATGCTGCCAGAGTCAGCTGACGGGAACATGACGAAA CCGGTGGAGGTCAGTGAGAATGTGTACAAGGTCACTTCATCACCACGAGGAAGAGTTATAGTTCTtaattatgaaaattttggagaaAAAGACTATCGAAGTGGAGCCATATGGGATACCAAAAAACTTGGAAACCTTTTCACCAAG ATGGATTATCAAGTGGAAACTCACCACAACTTGAAGTACCAAAAGACCAAAGAGATCCTCAACTTCTTCCGGAGTAGTGATAAGATGGCGCAGGTGgactgtgctgtggtgtgtgtgctgAGCCACGGCGTCAGCCAAGACACCTTCATCACATCAGACAACATAGACATGACTGTGGACGAG AAGTTAACGATGACCTCGCAACACAAGGAACTAAGGAAAATTCTCCATCTAGAGAAACACTCAAAGACTACATTTCTATTTACGCGACCATGGAGGGAATCAAAGCTTTACGGAATATGTGGAAAGGAACCTACTTCGCAGAGGCAGTGA